In Massilia antarctica, the following are encoded in one genomic region:
- a CDS encoding response regulator has translation MHDTGNAAAVASTDWSSTDLGDPRAWPPALRLCVDIVLNTPLPMLLLWGPRRIVVFNNAYADLAGPRHPRAPGGRVPSVWPAPLAASAAALERALGGDNVQLARQHLSFLRDSGLESADFDLFFTPVRDGDAVGGVLCALTASAPLAAPALPSGGLRILVVEDNLDSQYLVVEMLRAFGHEAEGVGDAESALALITRNSYQVLFSDVSLPGMSGVDMAREALRLQSGLNVIFASGYGDALLRHVEFAHQSLQKPYELEHLQAALASVSRRLQSGV, from the coding sequence ATGCACGACACTGGTAACGCCGCCGCGGTCGCCAGCACCGACTGGAGCAGCACCGACCTGGGCGACCCGCGCGCCTGGCCGCCCGCCCTGCGCCTGTGCGTCGACATCGTCCTCAATACCCCGCTGCCGATGCTGCTGCTGTGGGGTCCGCGCCGCATCGTGGTGTTCAACAATGCCTACGCCGACCTGGCCGGTCCGCGCCATCCGCGCGCCCCGGGCGGCCGGGTGCCCTCGGTCTGGCCGGCCCCGCTGGCGGCCAGCGCCGCCGCGCTCGAGCGCGCGCTCGGCGGCGACAATGTCCAGCTCGCGCGCCAGCACCTGAGCTTCCTGCGCGACAGCGGCCTGGAAAGCGCCGATTTCGACCTGTTCTTCACCCCGGTGCGCGACGGCGACGCGGTCGGCGGCGTGCTGTGCGCACTGACCGCCAGCGCGCCCCTGGCCGCGCCGGCGCTACCCTCCGGCGGCCTGCGCATTCTGGTAGTGGAAGACAATCTCGATTCGCAGTACCTTGTGGTCGAAATGCTGCGCGCCTTCGGCCACGAGGCCGAAGGCGTGGGCGACGCCGAAAGTGCGCTGGCGCTGATCACGCGCAACAGCTACCAGGTGCTGTTTTCCGACGTCAGCCTGCCCGGCATGTCCGGCGTCGACATGGCGCGCGAAGCGCTGCGCCTGCAAAGCGGCCTGAACGTCATCTTCGCGTCCGGCTACGGCGACGCCCTGCTGCGCCATGTGGAGTTCGCCCACCAGTCGCTGCAAAAGCCGTATGAACTCGAACATCTGCAAGCGGCGCTCGCCAGCGTGTCCCGGCGGCTCCAGAGCGGAGTATGA
- a CDS encoding TonB-dependent receptor plug domain-containing protein, with protein MRRLPFLIHFIACALLLHGAGAHANADQLSLLDFSLEQLSDIVVSSVSRQPARLADAPVSLYVIAGADIARAGARSLPEALRLAPNLQVARSDGGTYAITARGFASTIENKLLVLIDGRSVYSPLFSGVFWDTQDVVMEDIARIEVISGPGPTIWGANAVNGVINIITRNAANSQGVLLALDGGRRERGATVRQGGKLDGGGLYRVYAKAGQVDDFADYPGGGLERRQAGFRGDWKSGTRSTSVSADVYRSSAHRRGGGETRSSGANLLGRASGTLADGSDWRVQASLDHSERVQPGTGAQRLDIVDLDMQHGTRLGESHSLVWGGGYRRAWDRVSGGTLLAFFPADKNLNWANVFAQDKIQLSSTLRMSIGVKLEHNTYTGTETLPSARMVWNASPSSVLWAAVSRNVRAPARLDRDLYWRGAGGGYSIEGGPDFVAETVRVAEMGYRAQPLPKVSYSITVFASDYGRLRTLEPRAPAPGAPTPGAQFANLGDANTRGLEFWSRWQAAPRWRLVAGLVLQDIDTSRAPGSRDLSDAIGIGTNDPSSYWSLRSSHELSDQLQAELALRRVGQLPQPLVPAYYELDLRMAWQPNPNVEVALSGQNLLHRAHAEFGPAATRRLIERTVSLQLSSRF; from the coding sequence ATGCGTAGACTGCCATTCCTGATCCATTTCATCGCATGCGCGCTCTTGCTGCATGGCGCTGGCGCGCATGCCAATGCGGATCAGCTGTCCCTGCTCGATTTTTCGCTGGAACAACTCTCCGACATCGTGGTCAGCTCGGTGTCGCGCCAGCCGGCCCGCCTGGCCGACGCCCCGGTATCGCTGTACGTGATCGCCGGCGCCGACATCGCCCGCGCCGGCGCGCGCAGCCTGCCCGAAGCGCTGCGCCTGGCGCCCAACCTGCAGGTGGCGCGCAGCGATGGCGGCACCTACGCGATCACCGCGCGCGGCTTTGCCAGCACCATCGAGAACAAGCTGCTGGTGCTGATCGATGGGCGCAGCGTGTACTCGCCGCTGTTTTCGGGCGTGTTCTGGGATACCCAGGACGTGGTGATGGAAGATATCGCGCGCATCGAAGTCATCAGCGGGCCGGGCCCGACCATCTGGGGCGCCAACGCGGTCAACGGGGTCATCAACATCATCACCCGCAACGCCGCCAACAGCCAGGGCGTGCTGCTGGCGCTGGACGGCGGCCGGCGCGAGCGCGGCGCCACCGTGCGCCAGGGCGGCAAGCTCGATGGCGGCGGCCTGTACCGTGTGTACGCCAAGGCCGGCCAGGTCGACGACTTCGCGGACTATCCAGGTGGCGGCCTGGAGCGGCGCCAGGCCGGCTTTCGCGGCGACTGGAAAAGCGGCACGCGCAGCACCAGCGTGAGCGCCGATGTCTACCGCAGCAGCGCGCACCGGCGCGGCGGCGGCGAAACGCGCAGCAGCGGCGCCAACCTGCTGGGAAGGGCCAGCGGCACCCTGGCCGATGGCAGCGACTGGCGGGTCCAGGCCTCGCTCGACCATAGCGAACGGGTCCAGCCCGGCACCGGCGCCCAGCGCCTCGACATCGTCGACCTCGACATGCAGCACGGCACGCGCCTGGGGGAATCGCACAGCCTAGTCTGGGGCGGCGGCTACCGCCGTGCCTGGGACCGGGTCAGCGGGGGTACCCTGCTGGCTTTTTTTCCGGCAGACAAGAATCTGAACTGGGCGAATGTGTTCGCGCAAGATAAGATACAACTGAGCAGTACATTGCGGATGAGTATCGGAGTCAAACTGGAACACAACACCTACACCGGCACCGAAACCTTGCCCAGCGCGCGCATGGTCTGGAACGCCAGTCCGAGCAGCGTGCTGTGGGCGGCCGTCTCGCGCAATGTGCGCGCGCCGGCCCGGCTCGACCGCGATCTGTACTGGCGCGGCGCTGGCGGCGGCTACAGCATCGAGGGCGGACCGGATTTTGTCGCCGAAACGGTGCGCGTGGCCGAAATGGGATATCGCGCCCAGCCGCTGCCCAAGGTCTCGTATTCGATCACCGTGTTCGCCAGCGATTACGGCCGCTTGCGCACCCTGGAGCCGCGCGCCCCTGCGCCGGGCGCCCCTACGCCGGGTGCCCAGTTTGCGAACCTGGGCGATGCGAACACGCGCGGGCTGGAATTCTGGAGCCGCTGGCAGGCCGCGCCGCGCTGGCGCCTGGTGGCCGGCCTGGTGCTGCAGGATATCGACACCAGCCGTGCGCCCGGCAGCCGCGACCTCTCGGACGCGATCGGCATCGGCACCAACGATCCGTCCAGCTACTGGTCGCTGCGCTCCTCGCACGAGCTGTCCGACCAATTGCAGGCCGAGCTGGCGCTGCGCCGGGTCGGCCAGCTGCCGCAACCGCTGGTGCCGGCTTACTACGAGCTCGACCTGAGGATGGCTTGGCAGCCGAATCCGAACGTGGAGGTCGCGCTCAGCGGCCAGAACCTGCTGCATCGCGCGCATGCCGAGTTCGGACCGGCCGCCACCCGGCGCCTGATCGAGCGGACCGTGTCGCTCCAGCTGAGTTCGCGGTTTTGA
- a CDS encoding hybrid sensor histidine kinase/response regulator, with the protein MNDEETELVRAVALRNANSVLAARQRAQQELMETKDALRQANTRMENMLESLTDGFCAVDRSWRITYINARALQLLSAQGKTREALLGRIIWDEFPELRNSAMEAQYRRAMDSQETVSFEFFYASLGSWFDLRAYPSDDGLTVYFQDISKRKADEQALLDGSSRLQVALSAGRLGDWRWDAGADRVTLGARAADIFGLPPETPLPWASLRERLHDGDKEMARTEFLQAFAQHTDLNIECRVERPDGEQCWIGVVGRADYDRDGVVLGMTGVVQDISTRKSAEDTLRESEEVLRALANSIPQLAWMAQADGAIVWFNKRWYEYTGTTPDQMVGWGWQSTHDPDVLPQMLQRWHESIRTGNPFEMEFPIRGADGQFRWFLTRVNAVRDRLGHVVRWFGTNTDVDQVKRVQQALRDESNVLELLNSTGSALASQRDLRSLLQTVTDAATGISGARFGAFFYHGKDGDGDLFTLHTVAGVAPPEFETDGELHASALFGPNLRGESVLRSDDIGTDPRYTPLQAQQGMGADQIGVRSYLAVPVIARSGEVLGSLFFSHPETAIFSERTERIVGGIAAQAAVAIDNTRLYEAAQHAAEERKVLLESERSARAEAERTSQMKDEFLATLSHELRTPLSAILGWAQVLRRGSRDQADLQRGLQTIERNARAQAQLIEDLLDMSRITSGKVLLDMQTVAPAGFIDAAIETVRPAADAKNIRLEKFYAPGVGMIAGDPARLQQVIWNLLSNAIKFTARDGMVCIALRGGPGHVEIAVNDTGIGIKPEFMAHVFERFRQGDASTTRKHGGLGLGLSIVKHLIEQHGGTVRADSPGEGHGATFTIELPAANRQSPAARATPAPSLQMAPLTPDILLRDLSQLDVLVVDDEPDARDLIRRILSDCNAKVRTAASAADALAEFRVAPPDVLVSDLGMPDMDGFELLAQVRALGRAGGGEVPALALTAFARSEDRLRALEAGFMAHIAKPVEPSELIAAVASMGESRPR; encoded by the coding sequence GTGAACGACGAAGAAACCGAACTGGTGCGCGCAGTAGCCCTGCGCAACGCCAACAGCGTTCTGGCGGCGCGCCAGCGCGCCCAGCAGGAACTGATGGAAACCAAGGACGCCCTGCGCCAGGCCAACACGCGCATGGAAAACATGCTCGAAAGCCTGACCGACGGCTTTTGCGCGGTCGACCGCAGCTGGCGCATCACCTACATCAATGCGCGCGCGCTGCAATTGCTGTCGGCCCAGGGCAAGACGCGCGAGGCCCTGCTCGGCCGCATCATCTGGGATGAATTTCCCGAACTGCGCAACAGCGCCATGGAAGCGCAGTACCGGCGCGCCATGGATTCGCAGGAAACGGTCAGCTTCGAATTTTTCTACGCCAGCCTGGGCAGCTGGTTCGACTTGCGCGCCTACCCGTCCGACGATGGCCTGACCGTCTACTTCCAGGATATCAGCAAGCGCAAGGCCGACGAACAAGCCTTGCTCGACGGCAGCAGCCGCCTCCAGGTGGCACTGTCGGCCGGACGGCTGGGCGACTGGCGCTGGGACGCCGGTGCCGACCGGGTCACCCTGGGCGCGCGCGCCGCCGACATCTTCGGCTTGCCGCCGGAGACCCCGCTGCCCTGGGCCAGCCTGCGCGAACGCTTGCACGACGGCGACAAGGAAATGGCGCGCACCGAATTCTTGCAAGCCTTCGCCCAGCACACCGATCTGAACATCGAATGCCGGGTCGAGCGGCCCGACGGCGAGCAGTGCTGGATCGGCGTGGTCGGCCGCGCCGATTACGACCGCGACGGCGTCGTGCTCGGCATGACCGGCGTGGTACAGGATATCAGCACCCGCAAAAGCGCCGAGGACACCCTGCGCGAGAGCGAGGAAGTGCTGCGCGCGCTGGCCAATTCGATTCCCCAGCTGGCCTGGATGGCCCAGGCCGACGGCGCCATCGTCTGGTTCAACAAGCGCTGGTACGAATACACGGGCACCACCCCCGACCAGATGGTCGGCTGGGGATGGCAATCGACGCACGACCCCGACGTGCTGCCGCAAATGCTGCAGCGCTGGCACGAATCGATCCGCACCGGCAATCCGTTCGAAATGGAATTCCCGATCCGCGGCGCCGACGGCCAGTTCCGCTGGTTCCTCACGCGGGTGAACGCGGTGCGCGACCGCCTCGGCCACGTGGTGCGCTGGTTCGGCACGAATACCGACGTCGACCAGGTCAAGCGGGTGCAGCAAGCCTTGCGCGACGAATCGAACGTGCTCGAACTGCTCAACAGCACCGGCAGCGCCCTCGCCTCCCAGCGCGACCTGCGCTCGCTGCTGCAAACCGTGACCGATGCCGCCACCGGCATCAGCGGCGCCCGCTTCGGCGCCTTCTTTTACCACGGCAAGGATGGCGATGGCGACCTATTCACCCTGCACACCGTGGCCGGGGTCGCGCCGCCCGAGTTCGAGACCGATGGCGAGCTGCACGCCAGCGCCCTGTTCGGACCGAATCTGCGCGGCGAAAGCGTGCTGCGCTCGGACGATATCGGCACCGATCCGCGCTACACCCCGCTGCAGGCGCAGCAGGGCATGGGCGCCGACCAGATCGGGGTGCGCAGCTATCTCGCCGTGCCGGTCATCGCGCGCTCGGGAGAAGTGCTGGGCAGCCTGTTTTTCAGCCATCCGGAAACCGCCATCTTCAGTGAGCGCACCGAGCGCATCGTGGGCGGTATCGCGGCCCAGGCCGCCGTGGCGATCGACAACACGCGCCTGTACGAAGCGGCCCAGCACGCGGCCGAGGAACGCAAGGTATTGCTCGAAAGCGAACGCTCGGCGCGCGCCGAAGCCGAACGCACCAGCCAGATGAAGGATGAATTCCTGGCCACCCTGTCGCACGAATTGCGCACCCCGCTGTCGGCCATTCTGGGCTGGGCCCAAGTGCTGCGGCGCGGCAGCCGCGACCAGGCCGACCTGCAGCGCGGCCTGCAAACCATCGAACGCAACGCACGCGCCCAGGCCCAGCTGATCGAAGACTTGCTCGACATGAGCCGCATCACGTCCGGCAAGGTGCTGCTCGACATGCAGACCGTCGCGCCGGCCGGCTTCATCGATGCCGCCATCGAAACGGTGCGCCCGGCCGCCGACGCCAAGAATATCCGCCTCGAGAAGTTCTACGCCCCCGGCGTGGGCATGATCGCCGGCGACCCGGCCCGCCTGCAGCAGGTGATCTGGAACTTGCTGTCGAACGCCATCAAGTTCACCGCGCGCGACGGCATGGTCTGCATCGCCCTGCGCGGCGGCCCCGGCCATGTCGAGATCGCCGTCAACGATACCGGGATCGGCATCAAGCCCGAATTCATGGCCCACGTGTTCGAGCGCTTCCGCCAAGGCGACGCCTCGACCACGCGCAAGCACGGCGGCCTGGGGTTGGGCTTGTCGATCGTCAAGCACCTGATCGAGCAGCATGGCGGCACGGTGCGCGCCGACAGTCCCGGCGAAGGCCATGGCGCCACCTTCACGATCGAGCTGCCGGCGGCCAACCGCCAGAGCCCGGCCGCGCGCGCCACACCAGCCCCCTCCCTGCAGATGGCCCCGCTCACGCCCGACATCCTGCTGCGCGACCTGTCGCAGCTGGACGTGCTGGTAGTGGACGACGAACCCGACGCGCGCGATCTGATCCGGCGAATATTATCCGATTGCAACGCCAAGGTGCGCACTGCGGCCAGCGCGGCCGATGCCCTGGCCGAGTTCCGGGTGGCGCCGCCGGATGTGCTGGTGAGCGACCTGGGCATGCCGGACATGGACGGTTTCGAGCTGCTGGCGCAGGTGCGCGCGCTCGGCCGCGCCGGCGGCGGCGAGGTGCCGGCCCTGGCGCTGACCGCGTTTGCCCGTTCCGAAGACCGCCTGCGCGCCCTGGAAGCGGGATTCATGGCGCATATCGCCAAGCCGGTCGAGCCGAGCGAACTGATCGCTGCAGTAGCGTCGATGGGAGAAAGCCGGCCGCGTTGA
- a CDS encoding YfiR family protein, producing the protein MPGRAPLPPRRLLLRAMAVGVLAALPGLSGAQASLPAGGGASLERSIKAAFLYKFLGYAEFPAAAFADAAAPLVIGVAGADELAAELARIVAGRMVQGRQVVVRTLREQEAPAGVHLLFVGGDDPVRLRHALRALGAGPALVVTESQQGLQQGSVINFTIVDERVRFDVSLEAADRNSVKLSSRLLTVAYHVHKGAP; encoded by the coding sequence ATGCCCGGCCGCGCCCCCCTCCCGCCGCGCCGCCTCCTGTTGCGCGCCATGGCGGTCGGCGTCCTGGCGGCCCTGCCGGGGCTGTCCGGGGCGCAGGCGTCGCTGCCGGCGGGCGGCGGCGCGTCGCTCGAACGCAGCATCAAGGCCGCTTTCCTGTATAAGTTCCTGGGCTACGCCGAATTTCCGGCCGCGGCCTTCGCCGACGCCGCCGCGCCGCTGGTGATCGGCGTGGCGGGCGCCGACGAGCTGGCGGCCGAGCTGGCCCGCATCGTGGCCGGGCGCATGGTGCAGGGGCGGCAGGTAGTGGTGCGCACCTTGCGCGAGCAGGAGGCGCCGGCCGGGGTGCATCTGCTGTTCGTCGGCGGCGACGATCCGGTGCGCCTGCGCCATGCGCTGCGCGCGCTGGGCGCCGGGCCCGCCCTGGTAGTGACCGAATCGCAACAGGGGCTGCAGCAAGGCAGTGTTATTAATTTTACGATCGTCGACGAGCGCGTGCGCTTCGACGTCTCGCTCGAAGCGGCCGACCGGAACAGCGTCAAGCTCAGTTCGCGCCTGCTGACAGTGGCTTATCACGTTCACAAGGGAGCACCGTGA
- a CDS encoding FxDxF family PEP-CTERM protein — MKHMKSLIAAAVLATASLGSTAAFAADISHGTQALSVIDNSANFGSSFVQNNLNNTFMDKFSFSITRVPHDFDAIVTSFTRNATTGMDITNMSLFSGSGTLITTGLQESTGATDVWSLRADSLGLGNYYLQVSGKMVSGTAGSFGGTVMLAPVPEPETYGMMLAGLGVVGFLARRRKAAKQA, encoded by the coding sequence ATGAAACATATGAAATCCCTGATCGCCGCGGCTGTCCTGGCAACCGCATCGCTTGGTTCGACGGCGGCCTTCGCTGCTGACATTTCGCACGGCACGCAAGCCTTGTCGGTGATCGACAACAGCGCAAACTTCGGCAGCTCGTTCGTCCAGAACAACCTGAACAATACGTTCATGGACAAGTTCAGCTTTTCGATCACCCGCGTCCCGCATGACTTCGATGCGATCGTCACGTCGTTCACCCGCAACGCGACCACCGGCATGGACATCACCAACATGAGCCTGTTTAGCGGCTCCGGTACCCTGATTACCACTGGCTTGCAGGAAAGCACGGGCGCTACCGACGTATGGAGCCTGCGTGCGGACAGCCTGGGCCTGGGTAACTACTACCTGCAGGTCAGCGGCAAAATGGTCTCGGGCACGGCCGGCAGCTTCGGCGGCACCGTGATGCTGGCACCAGTACCAGAACCAGAAACCTACGGCATGATGCTGGCAGGCCTGGGCGTGGTCGGTTTCCTGGCACGTCGCCGCAAGGCAGCCAAGCAAGCGTAA
- a CDS encoding hybrid sensor histidine kinase/response regulator yields MQHDTGSVRSKLILMAVSTTFVALLAASIAMLLYDLRTFQQYWVDDLMTQADIIASVSAPALSFNDARSAQQNLAVLRVRPQILSGAVYTSSGVRFASYTQGSLEPSYPVKPGRPGYTIDHGELVVYHNIVDNGEVLGTVYLRARFALVERLLNYAAILGIVLLISLVIAALVASRLQQSITRPLLAVTKVAREVMQRRDFSLRVPGNSPGEIGVLVAAFNDMLAEIGRRSHALQEANLTLEHEMQVRHRAEEALLVADRRKDEFLATLAHELRNPLAPIRTGLDILRIRSGDAQATQRATDIMERQLRQMVRLVDDLLDVSRINTGKFAIKMGRVELKAVVNDALEVVRSYIELHGHELAIDLPDRPVFLHGDATRLAQILSNLLNNAAKYTNRGGRVSLTARVEERDLVIQVADNGIGIAPDMLNHVFEMFVQVDSTLERTNAGLGVGLSLARRLVELHGGSIEAHSAGINRGSEFVVRLPIVVEPEMPTKTSPAAFMTSETYRILLADDNVDFVNSIGALLSAMGHSVVITHNGPDALTAAARFCPDYAFLDIGLPQMSGYDLARGIRRLSCGQMTLLIAVTGWGQEKDRQLAFEAGFDHHMVKPVRFEQIEEILSNRSVIKKVRG; encoded by the coding sequence ATGCAACACGATACCGGCTCCGTCCGTAGCAAACTCATCCTCATGGCCGTCTCGACCACCTTCGTGGCCTTGCTGGCTGCCTCGATCGCCATGCTGCTGTACGACCTGCGCACGTTCCAGCAATACTGGGTCGACGACCTGATGACCCAGGCCGACATCATCGCCAGTGTCAGCGCGCCGGCGCTGTCCTTCAACGATGCCAGGAGCGCGCAGCAAAACCTGGCCGTGCTCAGGGTGCGCCCGCAGATCCTGTCGGGCGCGGTGTACACCAGCAGCGGCGTGCGTTTTGCCTCCTACACCCAGGGCTCGCTGGAGCCATCGTATCCGGTCAAGCCGGGCCGCCCGGGCTACACCATCGACCATGGCGAGCTGGTGGTGTACCACAATATTGTCGACAATGGCGAAGTGCTGGGCACGGTGTACCTGCGCGCGCGTTTCGCCCTGGTCGAGCGCTTGCTCAATTACGCGGCGATCCTCGGCATCGTGCTGCTGATCTCGCTGGTGATCGCGGCCCTGGTGGCCTCGCGCCTGCAGCAGAGCATCACCCGGCCGCTGCTGGCGGTGACCAAGGTGGCGCGCGAAGTGATGCAGCGGCGCGACTTCAGCCTGAGGGTGCCGGGAAATAGCCCGGGCGAAATCGGGGTGCTGGTGGCGGCCTTTAACGATATGCTGGCCGAGATCGGACGCCGCTCGCACGCCCTGCAGGAAGCCAACCTGACCCTGGAGCACGAAATGCAGGTGCGCCACCGGGCCGAGGAAGCGCTACTGGTGGCCGACCGCCGCAAGGATGAGTTCCTGGCAACCCTGGCGCACGAACTGCGCAATCCGCTGGCGCCGATCCGCACCGGACTCGATATACTGCGCATCCGCAGCGGCGACGCCCAGGCCACCCAGCGCGCCACCGACATCATGGAACGCCAGCTGCGCCAGATGGTGAGGCTGGTGGACGATTTGCTGGATGTGTCGCGCATCAATACCGGCAAGTTCGCCATCAAGATGGGCCGGGTCGAGCTCAAGGCGGTGGTCAACGACGCGCTCGAAGTGGTGCGTTCCTACATCGAACTGCACGGCCACGAACTGGCCATCGATTTGCCCGACCGGCCGGTGTTCCTGCATGGCGACGCGACGCGGCTGGCGCAGATCCTGTCGAACCTGCTCAACAATGCCGCCAAGTACACCAACCGCGGCGGCCGGGTGAGCCTGACGGCGCGGGTGGAAGAGCGCGACCTGGTGATCCAGGTGGCCGACAATGGCATCGGCATCGCGCCCGACATGCTCAATCACGTGTTCGAAATGTTCGTCCAGGTCGACTCGACCCTGGAGCGCACCAACGCCGGGCTGGGAGTGGGGCTGTCCCTGGCGCGCCGCCTGGTCGAACTGCACGGCGGCAGCATCGAAGCGCACAGCGCCGGCATCAACCGCGGCAGCGAATTCGTGGTGCGCCTGCCGATCGTGGTCGAACCGGAAATGCCGACCAAGACCAGCCCGGCCGCCTTCATGACATCGGAAACCTACCGCATCCTGCTGGCCGACGACAACGTCGACTTCGTCAACAGCATCGGCGCCTTGCTTTCGGCCATGGGGCACAGCGTGGTGATCACCCACAACGGGCCGGACGCACTGACGGCGGCGGCGCGCTTTTGCCCCGACTACGCGTTTCTCGATATCGGCCTGCCGCAAATGTCGGGCTACGACCTGGCGCGCGGCATCCGGCGCCTCTCGTGCGGGCAAATGACCTTGCTGATCGCGGTGACCGGCTGGGGCCAGGAAAAGGACCGCCAGCTGGCCTTCGAGGCCGGGTTCGATCATCACATGGTCAAGCCGGTGCGCTTCGAGCAGATCGAGGAAATCCTGAGCAACCGCAGCGTGATCAAGAAAGTGCGCGGGTAG
- a CDS encoding right-handed parallel beta-helix repeat-containing protein, translating into MTIYNTTSIFGPGGLQQAAGPFVTGDTAFAEGYQALGDGGGGGGGGEFYFQVLADVFTGTVHVEGAGMNEPDPAGYGTRTPADTLLVFPKNTTGLRIRSSAPLDLPGAPPHSAERTSIRNLTIWCKELDATGDGVYATVIYSLENVTVENFAGHGVHNRGSYLVTGDGNVSASLFSNVTVSQCGIDGFHSEGADATVMTFVNCTATVNRRYGVYDETRMHAYLGVHSEGNGAPGLAPPPRRLRSMRTTAPSITPKGRPTRRLSLPATAKARRPVTKAS; encoded by the coding sequence ATGACTATCTACAATACAACATCGATTTTCGGACCTGGAGGTCTTCAACAAGCGGCCGGACCGTTCGTGACCGGCGATACCGCCTTTGCCGAGGGTTACCAGGCGCTTGGCGACGGCGGCGGCGGCGGCGGCGGCGGCGAATTTTATTTCCAGGTACTGGCCGATGTCTTCACCGGCACGGTGCACGTCGAGGGCGCGGGGATGAACGAGCCCGACCCTGCCGGGTACGGCACCCGTACGCCCGCGGACACCTTGCTGGTGTTTCCGAAAAACACGACCGGACTGCGCATCAGATCATCCGCCCCGCTCGACTTGCCAGGCGCGCCGCCCCATTCGGCCGAGCGTACCTCCATCCGCAACCTCACCATCTGGTGCAAGGAACTCGATGCCACGGGCGACGGCGTGTATGCCACGGTGATTTACTCGCTGGAAAACGTGACGGTCGAGAACTTCGCTGGCCACGGCGTCCACAATCGCGGAAGCTATCTGGTGACGGGAGATGGCAACGTCAGCGCCAGCCTGTTCTCGAACGTAACCGTGAGCCAGTGCGGCATCGATGGCTTCCACTCCGAAGGCGCGGATGCGACCGTCATGACGTTCGTGAACTGCACCGCGACAGTCAACCGGCGCTACGGCGTCTACGACGAAACCCGCATGCACGCTTATCTCGGCGTGCACTCCGAGGGCAATGGCGCGCCGGGACTGGCGCCCCCCCCTCGACGCCTCAGATCGATGCGCACTACGGCTCCGAGTATCACACCGAAGGGGAGACCAACTCGTCGACTTTCCTTGCCTGCTACAGCGAAGGCGCGGCGCCCGGTCACGAAAGCATCCTGA